A window from Staphylococcus succinus encodes these proteins:
- a CDS encoding NAD(P)/FAD-dependent oxidoreductase: MAQDRKKVLVLGAGYAGLQTITKLQKQISADEAEVTLINKNDYHYEATWLHEASAGTLSYEDLLYPVESVVNKDKVNFVKAEVTKIDRNAKKVETDAGIFDFDILVVSLGFESETFGIKGMKEHAFQIENVLTARKLSRHIEDKFANYASSKQKDDKDLAILVGGAGFTGIEFIGELTDRIPELCNKYGVEQGKVKVTCVEAAPKMLPQFSDELVNHAVSYLESKGVEFKIATPIVAANEKGFVVKVNDVEQQLEANTVVWAAGVRGSKLMEESFEGVKRGRIVTKQDLTIEGYDDIFVIGDCSAFIPAGEERPLPTTAQIAMQEGEHTAKNIINILEGQPTQEFSYVDRGTVCSLGSGDGVGVVYGKDIQGKKAAFMKKVIDTRAVFKLGGIGLAFKKGKF, translated from the coding sequence ATGGCTCAAGATCGTAAAAAAGTATTAGTTCTAGGTGCTGGTTATGCTGGATTACAAACTATTACAAAATTACAAAAGCAAATTTCAGCAGATGAAGCTGAAGTTACGTTAATTAATAAAAATGATTACCACTATGAAGCTACTTGGTTACATGAAGCTTCAGCAGGTACACTTAGCTATGAAGATTTACTATATCCAGTTGAAAGTGTAGTAAATAAAGACAAAGTTAACTTTGTAAAAGCAGAAGTTACAAAAATTGATCGTAATGCTAAAAAAGTTGAAACTGATGCCGGTATTTTTGACTTTGATATCTTAGTAGTATCATTAGGTTTTGAAAGTGAAACATTTGGTATTAAAGGTATGAAAGAGCATGCTTTCCAAATTGAAAATGTATTAACTGCGCGTAAATTATCTCGTCATATCGAAGATAAATTTGCTAACTATGCATCTTCAAAACAAAAAGATGATAAAGATTTAGCTATTTTAGTCGGCGGTGCTGGATTCACTGGTATCGAGTTTATCGGTGAATTAACAGATCGTATTCCTGAGTTATGTAATAAATATGGCGTAGAACAAGGTAAAGTAAAAGTGACTTGTGTTGAAGCTGCTCCAAAAATGTTACCACAATTCTCTGACGAATTAGTTAATCACGCTGTAAGTTATTTAGAAAGTAAAGGCGTAGAATTCAAGATTGCTACACCTATCGTTGCTGCTAACGAAAAAGGTTTCGTAGTTAAAGTTAATGATGTTGAACAACAATTAGAAGCAAATACAGTTGTATGGGCTGCTGGTGTTCGTGGTAGTAAATTAATGGAAGAATCATTTGAAGGCGTTAAACGTGGTCGTATCGTTACAAAACAAGATTTAACAATTGAAGGTTATGACGATATCTTTGTAATTGGTGACTGTTCTGCATTCATCCCTGCTGGAGAAGAACGTCCATTACCAACAACTGCACAAATCGCTATGCAAGAAGGTGAACACACTGCGAAAAATATTATAAATATTTTAGAAGGTCAACCTACACAAGAATTCTCTTATGTTGACCGTGGTACTGTATGTTCATTAGGTTCTGGCGACGGTGTTGGTGTTGTATATGGTAAAGATATCCAAGGTAAAAAAGCTGCGTTTATGAAAAAAGTTATCGATACACGTGCTGTATTCAAACTTGGCGGTATCGGCTTAGCATTCAAAAAAGGTAAATTTTAA
- a CDS encoding HesB/IscA family protein, protein MAVIEVTEAAVYEVKDMLQQNDMADGYLKVKVNGGGCTGLTYGMSAEAEPGENDEVIEFHGLKVLIDKTDKSVLEGTTIDFKQSLMGGGFQIDNPNAIASCGCGSSFRTAKVAGSPEDC, encoded by the coding sequence ATGGCAGTAATAGAAGTAACAGAAGCAGCAGTATATGAAGTAAAAGACATGTTACAACAAAATGATATGGCAGATGGCTATTTAAAAGTTAAAGTAAATGGCGGTGGCTGTACTGGACTTACTTATGGCATGTCAGCAGAAGCTGAACCAGGTGAAAATGATGAAGTTATTGAATTTCATGGTTTAAAAGTACTAATAGATAAAACTGATAAGTCAGTATTAGAAGGTACTACAATTGATTTTAAACAATCTCTCATGGGTGGTGGCTTCCAAATTGATAACCCAAATGCAATTGCATCATGTGGTTGTGGAAGTTCATTTAGAACTGCAAAAGTTGCGGGTTCACCAGAAGATTGTTAG
- a CDS encoding YuzB family protein translates to MNPIVEFCISNLAKGGDFVYNQLENDPGVDVLEYGCLQNCGLCSSGLYALVNGDIVEGESPDDLLQNIYAHIEETWIF, encoded by the coding sequence ATGAATCCAATAGTTGAGTTCTGCATTTCGAATTTAGCGAAAGGTGGGGACTTTGTATATAATCAACTTGAAAATGACCCAGGCGTCGACGTATTAGAATATGGTTGCTTACAAAATTGTGGACTATGTTCAAGTGGGTTGTATGCATTGGTTAATGGTGATATCGTTGAAGGTGAATCGCCAGACGACTTACTACAAAATATTTATGCACATATAGAAGAAACATGGATTTTCTAG